CATGGCCGCCAGATTTGTGTCCGGGTCCCGAGACCGCCACAGGCGACTTTTTCTGTATTATCTATCATTTTTACTGCGTTTCTACGAGAAAAGAGCCATAATTGGTATAATGATTGGCGATTATGATGTTTTTAATCCAAGAGACATAACGCTGCTTACTTGGAATCCGGCTTCGGAATGATCGTATTGGCGATGCGGATCAGCTCTTCGGCAGCGATCTCTCCCTGGGCAGAGCTAAGCCTAAGCATGTAGTGGTGCCCGGTCGTTGGTTCTTCATAGGCCCAGTCCAACTGCGCCGAGCTTCCGCCGTTCCACGTTTTTTGCAGAACGTCCTGCCCATTGATCTTGATCTTGCGGTTGATCATGTCACTATTGTCGTCCCAGTAGGAGGTCACGCTTCCGTGGTCCCCGTTATTCAGGATGGTAAGGGAGACTTCCTTGTTGTCGCTGGTATAATATACCGTTGAAATCCAGAAATTATCGGTGAACTTCACCGGCATCAGGGCGTAGTCCTTCCCGGAAGCTTTGGCTTTCTCAAGCAGCTTTTTGGCGATGTTGGCTTTTTCCTGCTCGGTCAGCGGGTTCACGTCAGTCTCGCGCTCCATGTGCACGCTGGCGTTATTGAACGTGTATGTGCCCGAACCGGACAGCTCCTTGGCCAGCGGCAAACCGGGCACGTTCACCATGCTTTGCAGCTTGGCGAAATCCTTGACGGCATGTGGAGTGGATTTGATATCGATGGCATGCTTCGGATTATCCGGTACGACATAAATGATGGCGGCTTCGCCCGGCTTGATCTGTTCGTCCCAGATGGTGTTCATCAGATGTATGCGGTTCAGTTCCTCTTTTGAATAGTCTTTAGGCGAAGGCGACTCTGCCTTCGATTTCTCCTCATAGACAACCTCTCCCTGGCCGTTGGTTAAAGAGTGGTACTTTACTGCTGCGAAACCGGTCGATGCGGTAAGCAGCATGCCGGTAATTAAGAGAATGCTTACTTTGTTTTTCACGAAAAATCGCTCCCTTTTAAGATGTTTTTCCCGAATTTGGTTCATGACGCGTTCCGGGAGGGCCGTCCCGAGCGGCTCAACCCTTTGAAAGAGTGGTTTCAGGTCCTGGTCGTTGTCCATGCTCATTCGTTTCTTCCCCCTCGGCCATGGCATAATGTTTGCGGAACTTGGCTGCAGCCCGCTGAAATTTTTTCCTAAGATAGGTCGTGTTTTGTTGCAAAATAAGGCTGATCTCATGATAGCTCTTGTCCTCAACGCAGCGCAGGATGAGCAGGCTCCGTTCCTCGGCGGTCAGCCTGGCCAGCGCCCGGAGCACGGACGGATTGTAGTATTTGTGCTCGATGACCTGATCGACATGCCTGTTATCCTGATCCTTCTGATACAGAAAGGGGAGGTATCGGGATAGCTTTCGCTTGCGGAGGTAGTCGATGCACTGGTTGGAGGCGATGCGGTACAGCCAGGCTTCGAAGGGCTTGTCCGATTCGAATTTAGATAGATTGCGATAAGCTTTCAAAAAAGCTTCCTGGGTGCAATCTTCGGCTTCGGCATAGTCGCCAAGCATGTGATAGCAATAGTTGAAGATGGCTTTGTGGCAACGGTTCATGATCAGCTCATATTTGTCGATCTCTCCCTTCAAAACATCAGCAACGATCTGATGGAATGCTGGTTCATCCAAGTGGTTTCACCCCTTTACAATTTGTATTACGCTTGGGCAGAGCACAAATGTGACAAATAGATTCAATTAATCTTGTTTGCAGGAGAGCGCATTTCGAAAATCGGGTTGGAGTAAGGGAGCGCTCCCGGATGGGACTGGAGAAAATTCTGCATCGCAAAAAAGAGAGACGCCGGAGCGGCGTCTCTCTTTGCTGATTCATTTCTTTGCAATTGGGAGTTGATTTGGACCCGTGGTCAGTCCTCCTCGAGCACGGCTGCCTGATTCCATATTTGGAATCAAGGGAACTGCAGCTTCCGCAATCTTAATAAATCGCCTTCGCATCCGCTGGCAGCTGCCGGACATGCTGCAGGAAGCCCGTTACACGCCGATCCTGCCCCATATCGTATTCAAAGCCCAGCTGTTCAGCGACATCCAGTGCGGTTCTGCGAAACAGCGCTCCCATCGTAAACAGCGCCTCCCACACCTCTTCGTAGGTTCCGCGGGGGTAGGTGGACATCAGCTCGTTCCAGCTGTCCGCAGACAGGTAGTTTTTCAAGTAATTGCCGTTCTTGCCCACGCTGAGCGAGAAATCGGTCTGGGTGCCCACCTGCCACTCCAACATTTTCATCAGCATCGGCCGCATGATGTTGTGGAAGTGGTCTTGGGCATACAGTATTTCTTCCCGCCACAAGCCCTTGGCTACATACGTGGATACCCACCAGAACTCATTGCAGCAATCCTCGAAGAAGGCTGCGGGCGGATGCTGTACCCAGAAATCCTCGTCGGACGGAGCAGGAATCTTGGGAAAAGTCTGATCTTTATCCATTAAGATCTGGATCAATTTGTCTTCCTTGCAGTATTTCTCCTTCTCCTCGATGGGAATCAGAGTCATGTCAATCCGGTTGCCGTCGGTAAATAACATCAGGTACGAGAACCAGCCTCCAAGATCCGGAGGGAACATGGCCATATCTTCCGGCGTCTGCAGAATCAACCGTTCCCCGAAGACATCAATCCAGTTCGGATTCTGAATAAAGCTGTCCATGTCCGTAACATGAAAGCTGATATCGTAATCCTGAAAAATATCCTTCGGCACGTTGGGATTCGTTCGCGAGCCCTCCAGGGTCACCGCCCGAACCCGTTCGTCGCGGGCTGCGTAGCCCAATACCAAATCCATCATTTCTTGTTCGCTTCTCATGTTATCCAGCCTCCGCATTCATATTTAGATGACTCATGATTCGAATCGGACAGGTCAGGAGGTCCACGAATCCGGACCGTAGAAGCATGGCATGGATATGGAGCATGTTATAACTTGTTCAAGCGCTTTTTCATAAGGAAATCTCCTTTTCCGATGTTGAATGTATTTAAATTAATTCTTCATGGCCTTAAAAGATTCCTCCGCAGCCTCAAGCGTAGCCTCGATGTCAGCATCCGTATGGGCGGTGGTCATGAACCAGGCCTCGTATTTGGAAGGAGCCAAGTTCACGCCGCGGTCCAGCATATGGCGGAAGAATGCAGCGAAGGCTTCACCGTCGGTGTCCTGCGCTTCGTCATAGTTCGTGACCGGATGATCGCAGAAATGAGTGGAGAAGGAGCCACGGATGCGGTTGATTGTGAGCGGAATGCCGTGGCGGTCGGCGGACGCCTGCAAGCCTTCCGTCAGCTTGATGGTCAAGCGCTCCATTTCTTCATATACGCCTTCGCCCTGCAGAACCTCCAAGCAAGCGATTCCGGCTGCGATGGAGGCGGGATTACCCGCCATAGTTCCGGCCTGATAAGCAGGGCCGAGCGGTGCGACCTGTTCCATCACGTGTTTACGGCCGCCATAGGCGCCGATAGGCAGGCCGCCGCCGATGATTTTGCCAAGAGCCGTAAGATCCGGCTGAATCGCCTCGTGATTGGCCAGACCCGCATAGGTTTGGGTAGATCCGTAGTGGAAGCGGAAAGCGCTGATAACTTCGTCATAGATGACCAGTGAGCCGTTGTCGTGCGTCATCTGACATAGGCCTTCGAGGAAACCCGGCTTCGGCATCACCATCCCAAAGTTGCCGACGATCGGCTCTACCATAACGGCAGCCACATCATCGCCCCATGCGTCGAGGGCAGCGCGCAGGCCTTCCAGATCGTTGAACGGAACGGTAATGACTTCCGTCGCAATGCTGGCCGGGATCCCGGCACTGTCCGGAATACCAAGTGTGGAAGGGCCGGAGCCTGCTGCCACGAGGACAAGATCGGAATGGCCGTGGTAACAGCCGGCGAACTTGATGATCTTGTTGCGCTTGGTGTAGGCGCGGGCGACCCGGATCGTCGTCATGACCGCCTCGGTACCGGAATTGACGAAACGCACCTTATCCATGGACGGAATGGCGGCCTTCAGCATTTTGGCTAAGGTGATCTCAAGCTCTGTTGGCGTCCCGTAAAGAGTACCGTTTTGAGCTGCTGTTGTGATTGCAGCCGTAATATGCGGATGGGCATGTCCGGTTATGATCGGACCATAAGCCGCCAAGTAATCGATATAACGGTTGCCATCCTCGTCCCAGAAGTGGGCTCCGCTTGCGCGTTTCATAAAGACGGGGGCACCACCGCCTACGGCTTTAAAGGAACGGGAGGGACTGTTTACGCCGCCTACGATATGCTGCAGCGCTTCTTGATACAGAGTTTCGGAACGGTTTCTTGATGTTGCCATGATAGTAAAACTTCCTTTCTTCATGAAGCAGGACAGGAAGCTAAAATGACGTAGCGTCCTGTCCTGCTTGCTGTAAGTGTATTAGTTACGATCCGTTGTTGCAGATGGGGCAGTGGAGCTTTCGGGATTACCATTCTCAGAATCGTTGTTCACAGAACCACGGGTCTCAGAATTGTTTTCCGTACCTTCGCTGCCTCCGGTTTCAGGGTCAGGCGTTGGCGGATTTAAGATGTCCTGGATATACTGTTTCAGCGTATCCGGATTGCCTACCGTTAGAACGGCAGCACCGCCGATATGTTCTTCCTTCAGGAGTTTCATCGGAGGAACCTGTTCGCTGCCACTCATTTTACTCTTATAGGCAACGTTCGCAAGCTTCCACATATCCTCGACATCGAGATTGGTATCAATATATGGGCTGACGGACTTCAGAATGTCCGGAAGCTTCATGATGGACGTGGTGGTCTGCATTTTCTTGGCTACGGCCTTCAAAAGCTCGCGCTGCCGCTCGGTGCGGGTAAAGTCGCCCATCGCATCATAGCGGAACCGGACATATTGCAGCGCCGTGTTGCCATCTAGATGCTGCATGCCTTGCTTCAATTCAATGTCGTATTCGTTTTTGTCTGCTTTACTGGAATAATTCATGTCCTTCTCAACATAGAAATCAACCCCGCCGACGGAATCAACCAGCTTCATGAAACCCTGGAAATCCGTATAGACGTAGTATTGAACCGGAATGCCCAGCAGATCGCCTACAGCCTTCATGGCCGTATTCGGGCCGTGCGTGATGGCCGTATTGATTCGGTTTCGGTCATATCCGGGTATTTCTACGTAAGTATCGCGCAAAATAGAGAATAAGTGCATTTTTTTCTTCACCGGATCAATCGAGGCAACAAGCATACTGTCGGAACGAGGAATTTCGCCTTCCTCAAAACCGCGTGCATCAACGCCCATCAGCAGAATGTTAACCGTCTCCGTTCCTTCCCACTCGGGTGGCGCAGGAACCTTGGCATCTACCTTTTCAATTTCGCGAAAAGGGGAGGAATCACCTGATTTCTGAAGACTTTGCAAGCCGTCGTAGAACGACGCCGCATAATAAATGCCGTAACCAATAACAGCGGCGAGGATGAGGCTGACACTCCATATAATCGTCTTCTTTGTTTTTTTGGTCATTGTGTTCTTCCTTTCGGATTACGCTGATGAATAAATTCGATAGAACATTTGAACATTCGACATTCATTCTATTATAATTTTTTTCGAAAAGACAATCAATTTTCGGGACTAAAGTCCGTACAGTAGGAGTTGAGCCTTATCGTAGATCAAACGCAGTTGACAGTCGGAAGCCAGGTGCCGGATTTTTCACTTCCGGCTTCGAACGGGGAGAAGGTAGCATTAAGCGATTTTCGCGGACGTAAAGTCGTGCTGTTCTTCTATCCGAAAAATATGACCCCAACCTGTACCGAGGAGGCTTGCAGCTTCCGGGACAACTATGGTGCGTTGGAGCAAGCTGGCGCAGTGGTGATCGGGATTAGCCCGGATCCACTGAAATCCCATGCCAAATTCATTGATAAGCATAGCCTTCCCTATTTGCTCATGTCTGATGAAGAGCACAAGGTAAGCGAAATATTTGGCGTATGGCAGATGAAGAAGATGTTCGGCCGCGAGTATATGGGTATTGTACGCTCTACCTTCTTGATTGATGAGCAGGGAAAGCTTGCAGGCCAGTGGCGGAAAGTAAAAGTGAAAGGTCATGTCGAAGCGGTTCTCACAGCCGTGCTGTCATAGCTATATGAAGAACGGTCCCTCAGCATGCCTGGACAGGCATGATAAGGGACCTTTTTTTAACAAATAAGACCAGAGGAATAATGAATTCAGTTTACTCAAATTCTAGTCTTTTTTTGAAACACCCTCCATATAATCTATCAGGAAGCCGAACTCATAGAAACGATGGAGGTAGAGTTGATAATGAAAAATATGGTGCGGGTAACATCAATTGCGGTATTTTTCGGCGTATTGGCAGTGCTCATCATGATCGGTATGGGGCTTGAGGTCCAGCAGCCGACTGACATATATATGGAACACGCTCCTCTGGCAGCAGCGCCAATGACAGTGACTGGGCAGGATATACAGGTGAAGCCGGAAGCGTCAAGCAAGCCTATCGTTACGACTGCATACAAGAATACATCGGCTGTGAACGCCGCACCTGTTCAATATAAGAAACAAAGTGACAAAACGGTATACCTGACATTTGATGACGGGCCATCGGATTTGACGCTTGATGTGCTGAATATTTTGAAGCGAGAAGGAATTAAAGGCACGTTTTTTGTACTGGGTAAGGAAGCGGAGACCCGTCCCGAGATTATTAACCGCATCTATGAGGAGGGCCATGTGATCGGGAATCATACATATGATCATCGTTATGACAAGCTCTACGGGCATTTTCAGGATTTCTGGGGACAGATTAAGAAAACGGAGGAAATCATTCGTTTAATTACGGGGGAACGGCCGCAGCTGGTCAGAGCTCCCGGGGGAACGGCCGGCCATTTTGACGAAGCCTATTTTCAATTCATGAAGCAGGGGGGCTATCATGTATTCGATTGGAACGTCGACAGCGGCGACTCCAGGTATCGAGGCGTCCCGGTTAAAGACATCGTAAAAGGAGCAACCACGAAAGTGAACGGCAATGAGGCAATTGTGCTTCTTCATGATGGTAGAGGTCATGCCGAAAGCGTAAAGGCTCTGCCGGACATCATTTCTTATTATAAAAAGCAAGGCTATGCCTTTGATGTACTGTCTCCGGAAATCCAGCCCGTTCAATTTCGTGCCCAGCAGAGTGCACGTAAGGTTTCGCAGCCTTCAAAGCAATGGATCGAGGAGCATGTCGCAGCCAATGCCGCGCTATTTGAGACTGGGCGAACGCTGGCCGTGGAATTCGGAGGAATGGAGACTGCGTTCGCGGCAGGGGAATACAAAATGGTGGACGGCCGGTTGATGGTACCGCTGCGGGCCCTGGTGGAGCGGCTCGGCGGAAGCGTGTCCTGGAAGTCTCACAACAAGACCGTGCAGGTGACGCTGGCAGGGAATCGCTGGGAAGCAGACCCGGTTGGCGGCTTGCTATTCCCCATGCAAACAGGGGGCAAACCGGTGTCTTCGGATGTTCATTTAATCGGCGGTACTGCTTGGATTCCGCTTCGGGAAGCGCTTGACTTTTCCGGCCGCCCTGTTACAAGAGTGACATATGAAGAAAGCGAGTATCGCGTTCTAACTTTGTAGTCGAAAATTGCATTTTATGTTTGTAATTATGCTTCACAAGTTATAGACTAGTACTTAGAGATATTTATCACAATCCCTAAGATTGTTTCAGAATAAAGGAGGGGGAAGTTTCCCCCTGCTTTATTTTTGGCGATAGTGAGTCACCCTTAAGTTCGCACTTTTGTAAGTGATGCATAATAGATACCGGTTATCCGAAAATTAAAGCTAACCGGTTCGATCGTCGCCAAGTCCATCTTGGGAATTCACTTAAAGAAAAGGAGGCAATTCTTTATGACAGAAACATCTTCTCCACAGCCGTCCGAAACTCCGGAAAATGTTGTAGGAAACCAAGAAGCTGCGGCGTCCAGCCGTCCTGATGTGCTGCTCGAACAACTGCTCAAGCCCGAGGTTCAGGAATCCCTCACAACTCTCGTGGACAATCTTCCAAAACTTGCAGAAATGCTGACCGTCATGACTAAAGCTTATGACTTCGGTAAATCCGTAGCTACGGATCCCGTGCTTGCGGAAGACACTATGGCTTCCCTTAGCGGATTCGCGAAGCCGGTCACGACAGCAGCGAAAAGCGTTGCATCTGCAGCTATCGAAGCCGGTGACCGTGTACACGCTCAAGGCGACCAAGCTCAGATTGGCGTATTTGGTCTGATGAAAATGCTGAAAGATCCTCAGGTTCAAAAGGGTCTTCGCTATGCTCAGGCTTTTTTGGACGTTCTTAACGAGCGCGACCAACAAAACAAGCGTTAATCCATAAATCATACGAAGAACGGAGGATGGTCATGTCTAAACATATTTTAATTTTGGGCGGAGGCTATGGCGGCTTGCTTAGTGCGCTTTCTGCACGCGAGCATTTTGGTGCTGGTGCAAAAATCACGCTGATCAACCGTTTCCCAACCCATCAGATCATTACAGAATTGCACCGTCTGGCAGCAGGCAACATCGCAGAGAAAGCAGTAGCTTTGCCACTCGATAAGCTTCTGCGCGGCGCGAACGTTGACCTGCGCATCGGCAACGTTAAGGAAATCAAGCCGGATGAGCGTTCGGTTTCCCTCGATGACGGCGGAAACTTCACATATGATGCCCTGGTTATCGCACTGGGCAGCGAAACGGCCTTCTTCGGCATTCCAGGACTGCAAGAGAACAGCTTTATCCTGAAGTCCGTGAACGATGCTAACCGTCTGCGTGCTCATGTGGAGTCCCGCATTGCGGAATATAGCAAAACGAAAAACAAAGCGGACGCTACCATCGTTGTTGGCGGCGGCGGCTTGACAGGCGTTGAGCTTGTTGGTGAATATGCCGATATGAAAAGCGAACTGGCTCGCAAATACGGTATCGATCCACAAGAAATCACGCTTTATTGTGTTGAAGCAGCTCCTTCCATTCTGCCAGGCTTCCCTGCAGAACTGGTTGACCGCGCAACAACAAGCCTGCAAAAACGCGGCGTGAACTTCCTGACCGGATTGCCGATTACCAAAATGGATGGCACTACCGTTGAACTGAAAGACGGCAGCACGATCGAAACCAGCACATTGATATGGACTGGCGGCGTACAGGGTAATTCCGTTGTGGCTAACTGCGGCATCGAAGTCAACCGTGGTCGTGCGGTTGTTAACGAATTCCTGCAATCCGCATCCCACCCTGACGTATACGTTGCTGGTGACAGCGCGGTTGTTATGGGACCGGAAGGTCGTCCATACCCGCCAACAGCACAGCTGGCATGGCAAATGGGCGAGCTGATCGGCTACAACATCTTCGCTCAATTGAATGGCGGCGTACCAGCTTCGTTCACACCGGTATTCTCCGGTACGCTCGGCAGCTTGGGACGTAAAGATGCCATCGGTACCATTGGTGCTAACAAGACCCAATTGAAGGGTCTGCCTGCAACCTTGATGAAAGAAGCAAGTAACATGCGTTACCTATCCCACATCAACGGTTTGTTTACACTGGCTTACTAAGCCTAGAAGGCGGCATTATATTCACATATAAAGAGATGGACCCTGAGTTTTCGGGTCCATCTTTTTTTATTTCGCAGCCCAAACATAAGCAGATGGACTTAGGGACATCGACATGAAAACATAATACGATGGTTACACCCGGGAGCGAGGAATACCAAGGGATTTCACACGCGTGCTTCAGAGCGGGATGTTAGAGAAGGAGGTAAGGGAGAGACTGAAAGGTGAAAGTCCAAAAGGAAGAAGAAAGAAGTTTAAACAGTTATGTAAGCGCTATTGCAAAAGGTTCGCAGTTTTCATTTTATGAAACGGAGGGAGCATGTATGCGGGGATATCATCGTCTTCATTCCATTGTCATTCAACTTTTTTTGTTTTTTTTCATCGGCACCACACTCCCGGTTCTCATCATGGGTTTCCTGTCGTATCACAAGTCAGCCTCAATCGTGGAGGAGCAGGTCAGTAAAGTGGCTTCCCTCACGATCACCCAAGTCAGTGACAAGCTGAATATGTTCTTCAAGAAACTGGATGACTCCTCAATGATGGTGCTGAACAGCAAAGTGGTTCACGGCATCCTCGAGGATCAGGATATCAGTAAATACGACCTGACGTTGAAGGTGAAGGAGGGAAAGGATCTGTTGACCTCCATCATGATTAATTCGCCGGAGATATTGGACGTGTACGTGTTTGACGTGCAGCGGAACAATTCGGTCCTGAGCGCCGATTCCTTGATGTCCATCCCGGACCAGTGGGATTCTCCTTGGTATCGAGCGATACTGGAGGCGAACGGGCAGGCGGTATGGTTCGGCTTGTCGGATACCTCCTACCTGAAGCAAACGGGAATGGGATTTCCCGTGTTTGGGCTGGGCCGGGCAATCCGGAGCTGGGATACCGGGGAGATTGTCGGGGTGATGTTCATCGAGATTATGGGGGATGTCCTGATCGATGAATTAAACCATGTCCAATTCGGCAACACGGGGTATATGTACGTGGCCAATGACGAGAATCGTTACTTTTACCATCCCGATCCTTCCATGTACGGGAAGCCGTCCAAGATCAAGCTGCCCTCGGGATTGACGGAATACAACCTGAACAACAACAAAACGCTGATGATCCCTTCGCGCCTGAACAACGGCTGGCATGTGGTCGGCATGGTGCCGCTTAAGGAATTGACGGCCGATTCCGCCAGCATCCGGAGTTTCACGGTCTGGATTGTATTCGGATCGATTCTGGCAGCGATCGGAATCGGTTATTTCATGACGCGGAGGATCGGCAATCCGCTCGTTCATTTAAGCCGCTTGATGCGCAGAAGCGAAGCAGGCGATTTATCGGTCCGCAGCAAGAATGTGGGTCCCAGTGAAATCGGTCAGCTGGGCAGAAGCTTCAACAAAATGATTGAGCAGATCGATCTGCTGATCCGACGAATCGCCGCGGAGGAATCCGAGAAAAAAAAGGCGGAAATCCGCGCGCTGCGGTATCAGATCAACCCTCATTTTCTCTACAATACACTGAACTCGATTCGCTGGATGGCCAAGCTGAACCGGACGAATGACGTGGATCGATCGGTTACGGCCCTTGTTCAGCTACTGGAGGGGAGCCTGGAGCGCAATGGGGTATTCATACGCCTTGGAGATGAACTGGAGCTACTTCGGAAATATATGATCATCCAGAATTACCGATACGACCATCAAATTGAG
Above is a window of Paenibacillus sp. FSL K6-1330 DNA encoding:
- a CDS encoding DUF4367 domain-containing protein, with protein sequence MSMDNDQDLKPLFQRVEPLGTALPERVMNQIREKHLKRERFFVKNKVSILLITGMLLTASTGFAAVKYHSLTNGQGEVVYEEKSKAESPSPKDYSKEELNRIHLMNTIWDEQIKPGEAAIIYVVPDNPKHAIDIKSTPHAVKDFAKLQSMVNVPGLPLAKELSGSGTYTFNNASVHMERETDVNPLTEQEKANIAKKLLEKAKASGKDYALMPVKFTDNFWISTVYYTSDNKEVSLTILNNGDHGSVTSYWDDNSDMINRKIKINGQDVLQKTWNGGSSAQLDWAYEEPTTGHHYMLRLSSAQGEIAAEELIRIANTIIPKPDSK
- a CDS encoding RNA polymerase sigma factor — translated: MDEPAFHQIVADVLKGEIDKYELIMNRCHKAIFNYCYHMLGDYAEAEDCTQEAFLKAYRNLSKFESDKPFEAWLYRIASNQCIDYLRKRKLSRYLPFLYQKDQDNRHVDQVIEHKYYNPSVLRALARLTAEERSLLILRCVEDKSYHEISLILQQNTTYLRKKFQRAAAKFRKHYAMAEGEETNEHGQRPGPETTLSKG
- a CDS encoding aminoglycoside 6-adenylyltransferase produces the protein MRSEQEMMDLVLGYAARDERVRAVTLEGSRTNPNVPKDIFQDYDISFHVTDMDSFIQNPNWIDVFGERLILQTPEDMAMFPPDLGGWFSYLMLFTDGNRIDMTLIPIEEKEKYCKEDKLIQILMDKDQTFPKIPAPSDEDFWVQHPPAAFFEDCCNEFWWVSTYVAKGLWREEILYAQDHFHNIMRPMLMKMLEWQVGTQTDFSLSVGKNGNYLKNYLSADSWNELMSTYPRGTYEEVWEALFTMGALFRRTALDVAEQLGFEYDMGQDRRVTGFLQHVRQLPADAKAIY
- a CDS encoding glutamate-1-semialdehyde 2,1-aminomutase; the encoded protein is MATSRNRSETLYQEALQHIVGGVNSPSRSFKAVGGGAPVFMKRASGAHFWDEDGNRYIDYLAAYGPIITGHAHPHITAAITTAAQNGTLYGTPTELEITLAKMLKAAIPSMDKVRFVNSGTEAVMTTIRVARAYTKRNKIIKFAGCYHGHSDLVLVAAGSGPSTLGIPDSAGIPASIATEVITVPFNDLEGLRAALDAWGDDVAAVMVEPIVGNFGMVMPKPGFLEGLCQMTHDNGSLVIYDEVISAFRFHYGSTQTYAGLANHEAIQPDLTALGKIIGGGLPIGAYGGRKHVMEQVAPLGPAYQAGTMAGNPASIAAGIACLEVLQGEGVYEEMERLTIKLTEGLQASADRHGIPLTINRIRGSFSTHFCDHPVTNYDEAQDTDGEAFAAFFRHMLDRGVNLAPSKYEAWFMTTAHTDADIEATLEAAEESFKAMKN
- a CDS encoding LCP family protein translates to MTKKTKKTIIWSVSLILAAVIGYGIYYAASFYDGLQSLQKSGDSSPFREIEKVDAKVPAPPEWEGTETVNILLMGVDARGFEEGEIPRSDSMLVASIDPVKKKMHLFSILRDTYVEIPGYDRNRINTAITHGPNTAMKAVGDLLGIPVQYYVYTDFQGFMKLVDSVGGVDFYVEKDMNYSSKADKNEYDIELKQGMQHLDGNTALQYVRFRYDAMGDFTRTERQRELLKAVAKKMQTTTSIMKLPDILKSVSPYIDTNLDVEDMWKLANVAYKSKMSGSEQVPPMKLLKEEHIGGAAVLTVGNPDTLKQYIQDILNPPTPDPETGGSEGTENNSETRGSVNNDSENGNPESSTAPSATTDRN
- the bcp gene encoding thioredoxin-dependent thiol peroxidase; its protein translation is MSLIVDQTQLTVGSQVPDFSLPASNGEKVALSDFRGRKVVLFFYPKNMTPTCTEEACSFRDNYGALEQAGAVVIGISPDPLKSHAKFIDKHSLPYLLMSDEEHKVSEIFGVWQMKKMFGREYMGIVRSTFLIDEQGKLAGQWRKVKVKGHVEAVLTAVLS
- a CDS encoding polysaccharide deacetylase; translation: MKNMVRVTSIAVFFGVLAVLIMIGMGLEVQQPTDIYMEHAPLAAAPMTVTGQDIQVKPEASSKPIVTTAYKNTSAVNAAPVQYKKQSDKTVYLTFDDGPSDLTLDVLNILKREGIKGTFFVLGKEAETRPEIINRIYEEGHVIGNHTYDHRYDKLYGHFQDFWGQIKKTEEIIRLITGERPQLVRAPGGTAGHFDEAYFQFMKQGGYHVFDWNVDSGDSRYRGVPVKDIVKGATTKVNGNEAIVLLHDGRGHAESVKALPDIISYYKKQGYAFDVLSPEIQPVQFRAQQSARKVSQPSKQWIEEHVAANAALFETGRTLAVEFGGMETAFAAGEYKMVDGRLMVPLRALVERLGGSVSWKSHNKTVQVTLAGNRWEADPVGGLLFPMQTGGKPVSSDVHLIGGTAWIPLREALDFSGRPVTRVTYEESEYRVLTL
- a CDS encoding DUF1641 domain-containing protein — its product is MTETSSPQPSETPENVVGNQEAAASSRPDVLLEQLLKPEVQESLTTLVDNLPKLAEMLTVMTKAYDFGKSVATDPVLAEDTMASLSGFAKPVTTAAKSVASAAIEAGDRVHAQGDQAQIGVFGLMKMLKDPQVQKGLRYAQAFLDVLNERDQQNKR
- a CDS encoding NAD(P)/FAD-dependent oxidoreductase, which codes for MSKHILILGGGYGGLLSALSAREHFGAGAKITLINRFPTHQIITELHRLAAGNIAEKAVALPLDKLLRGANVDLRIGNVKEIKPDERSVSLDDGGNFTYDALVIALGSETAFFGIPGLQENSFILKSVNDANRLRAHVESRIAEYSKTKNKADATIVVGGGGLTGVELVGEYADMKSELARKYGIDPQEITLYCVEAAPSILPGFPAELVDRATTSLQKRGVNFLTGLPITKMDGTTVELKDGSTIETSTLIWTGGVQGNSVVANCGIEVNRGRAVVNEFLQSASHPDVYVAGDSAVVMGPEGRPYPPTAQLAWQMGELIGYNIFAQLNGGVPASFTPVFSGTLGSLGRKDAIGTIGANKTQLKGLPATLMKEASNMRYLSHINGLFTLAY
- a CDS encoding sensor histidine kinase, encoding MRGYHRLHSIVIQLFLFFFIGTTLPVLIMGFLSYHKSASIVEEQVSKVASLTITQVSDKLNMFFKKLDDSSMMVLNSKVVHGILEDQDISKYDLTLKVKEGKDLLTSIMINSPEILDVYVFDVQRNNSVLSADSLMSIPDQWDSPWYRAILEANGQAVWFGLSDTSYLKQTGMGFPVFGLGRAIRSWDTGEIVGVMFIEIMGDVLIDELNHVQFGNTGYMYVANDENRYFYHPDPSMYGKPSKIKLPSGLTEYNLNNNKTLMIPSRLNNGWHVVGMVPLKELTADSASIRSFTVWIVFGSILAAIGIGYFMTRRIGNPLVHLSRLMRRSEAGDLSVRSKNVGPSEIGQLGRSFNKMIEQIDLLIRRIAAEESEKKKAEIRALRYQINPHFLYNTLNSIRWMAKLNRTNDVDRSVTALVQLLEGSLERNGVFIRLGDELELLRKYMIIQNYRYDHQIELRIECPEPMEDLYVPRMLLQPIVENAIFHGIAPLDDPGVITIRITPHQQDVMVRIEDNGIGIKPERIAGLLSYEQDHSKQGMTHIGLRHVHQTVQLYYGSRYGVWVESPEGGGTRVTITFARQRGDDYVQSAARG